One Arthrobacter sp. StoSoilB19 DNA window includes the following coding sequences:
- a CDS encoding RcpC/CpaB family pilus assembly protein, whose translation MKTRLLGGIAALLVAIIGTVLLVSYVQAADKRAMAGTETETIYVVQQPIPAGSPADKVMSSVTKKEVPKAAVADNTVTDLGTLDSKVTSVALVPGEQLLASRMVDQDAYLGPARIQVPSGLQEITLKLPIERVAGGKINAGDTVGVFLSLNSAGGTDGQTSSSKTQLSFHKVLVTAAQFSNGSAAQTEATASNSGASQVASTSSTKEQSDDTYLITIARDSADAERIVFATEFGKVYLSKEPSDATESGSSFVDSSRLFR comes from the coding sequence ATGAAAACACGCCTACTGGGAGGCATTGCCGCACTACTTGTGGCGATTATCGGAACTGTCCTCCTTGTGTCCTATGTCCAGGCCGCTGATAAGCGGGCAATGGCCGGCACTGAAACTGAAACTATCTACGTAGTGCAGCAGCCGATCCCGGCTGGATCACCTGCAGATAAAGTCATGTCGTCGGTGACCAAAAAGGAGGTTCCCAAGGCGGCCGTTGCCGACAACACGGTGACTGATCTCGGGACTCTCGATTCGAAGGTAACGTCCGTAGCTCTGGTCCCAGGCGAACAACTCTTGGCCAGTCGGATGGTGGACCAGGATGCCTATCTTGGTCCGGCACGGATCCAGGTGCCTTCAGGCCTTCAAGAAATCACTCTCAAGCTTCCCATCGAAAGGGTGGCCGGAGGCAAGATCAATGCTGGTGACACAGTGGGCGTCTTTCTTTCGCTGAATAGTGCCGGGGGCACTGATGGGCAAACCAGTTCCAGCAAGACCCAGCTCAGCTTCCACAAGGTTCTGGTTACTGCAGCCCAGTTCAGCAATGGTTCGGCCGCCCAAACGGAGGCAACCGCCTCCAATTCGGGGGCCAGTCAGGTTGCGTCGACTTCAAGCACCAAGGAACAGTCCGATGACACGTACCTGATTACGATTGCACGGGACTCAGCAGACGCCGAGCGCATCGTCTTCGCAACCGAGTTCGGGAAGGTATACCTGTCCAAGGAGCCGTCGGATGCCACCGAGTCGGGATCGAGCTTCGTAGACTCCTCAAGGTTGTTCCGATGA